In a genomic window of Desulfovibrio sp. JC022:
- a CDS encoding Lon protease family protein, whose protein sequence is MTSILKDRELPLEKLRWTLDPEELPFNTTEDLDHEDEIIGQCRGVEAFRFGMGMGLKGYNIFVTGPANTGKQATVKKMLTELSKSDKSPDDILYVNNFKSTESPILIRMPAGEGGTFKKNLHDFLEGIKREVPQLFESQEYMARKNEIIEMHEKQTREFFQGIEEKVKDSGLVIVNMQMGQYQRPDVVPLVDGEPLRMIQLEEKVEKGRFPREEFDRLKEKQKELKEEIDNILAQVRKLQKEVKKKSDDVDKLMFMTLAQDLISPLQEKYTDEKILKYFDAMLENMSDDLDSLRMIGKKPQAGEGGMMFMPPQADAILHPYKVNLLVDNTEQDSPPVIFESYPTYRNLFGSIERVMDRHGGWRTDFTKIKAGSFIKANGGYLVINLMDAIVEPGVWPTLKRSLKTEKIEIQTFDPYYFISSTGLKPEPIDMDVKVVVLGEPYLYQLLRHYDPDVPKIFKVRADFETSMDRDVDAINSVSNFISRMVDKDELMPFDRSGVAAMIEQAVRMSGRQEKISTAFPLLADLLGEASYYAARNGSTAVEAKHVDQALDAHRKRSNQTEERLQEMIDRGSIYVDTDGTVIGQVNGLAVYSMGDYSFGKPSRITAVTAMGKGGIINIEREADMSGPTHNKGIFILSGFLRRQFAQDKPLSLTASIAFEQSYGGIDGDSASSTELYALLSSLAEVPIRQDIAVTGSVNQKGEVQPIGGVNQKVEGFYLCCKHAGLTGNQGVMIPEPNVKDLMLRKEVVEAVREGKFHIWSVENIEQGIEILTGQPAGETNDEGKFPEESIYGKVDARLTDLAEGLKNFGGGDDEKDEKKKESGGSCGCGK, encoded by the coding sequence ACAGAGAACTGCCGCTTGAAAAACTGAGATGGACCCTTGACCCGGAAGAACTGCCCTTCAACACCACAGAAGATCTTGACCATGAGGATGAAATTATCGGCCAGTGCCGGGGTGTTGAGGCCTTTCGCTTCGGTATGGGTATGGGCCTCAAGGGATACAACATTTTTGTGACCGGACCCGCCAACACAGGCAAACAGGCCACAGTAAAGAAAATGCTTACCGAGCTTTCAAAGTCTGACAAAAGCCCGGACGACATACTTTACGTCAACAATTTCAAATCAACTGAATCGCCTATCCTGATCCGCATGCCTGCCGGTGAAGGCGGTACATTCAAAAAAAATCTCCACGACTTTCTGGAAGGCATCAAGCGGGAAGTTCCGCAGCTATTCGAAAGTCAGGAATACATGGCCCGCAAAAATGAAATCATTGAGATGCACGAAAAGCAGACCCGTGAATTCTTTCAGGGCATAGAAGAAAAGGTCAAGGATTCAGGGTTGGTTATCGTAAATATGCAGATGGGCCAGTACCAGAGGCCTGACGTGGTTCCGCTGGTGGACGGAGAACCCCTGCGCATGATCCAGCTGGAGGAAAAGGTTGAAAAAGGCCGTTTCCCCCGCGAGGAATTTGACAGGCTTAAAGAGAAGCAAAAAGAACTAAAAGAAGAAATTGATAACATTCTCGCACAGGTCCGCAAACTTCAGAAGGAAGTAAAGAAAAAGAGCGACGACGTGGACAAGCTCATGTTCATGACTCTCGCACAGGATCTGATCAGCCCCCTGCAAGAAAAATATACTGACGAAAAAATACTTAAATACTTTGACGCCATGCTCGAAAACATGAGCGACGACCTTGACTCGCTACGCATGATCGGCAAAAAACCGCAGGCTGGGGAAGGCGGAATGATGTTCATGCCTCCGCAGGCGGACGCTATTCTGCATCCTTATAAGGTAAACCTGCTGGTAGACAACACCGAGCAGGACAGCCCGCCGGTAATCTTTGAATCCTACCCCACCTACCGCAACCTGTTCGGCTCCATTGAAAGGGTCATGGACAGGCACGGAGGCTGGCGCACGGACTTCACCAAGATCAAAGCCGGTTCTTTTATCAAGGCCAACGGCGGATATCTGGTCATCAACCTTATGGACGCCATTGTGGAACCGGGAGTCTGGCCGACCCTGAAACGGTCCCTGAAAACAGAAAAAATCGAAATCCAGACCTTCGACCCCTACTATTTCATATCTTCCACCGGACTGAAGCCGGAACCCATTGATATGGATGTGAAGGTGGTTGTTCTGGGCGAACCTTACCTCTACCAGCTGCTGCGCCATTACGATCCTGATGTTCCTAAAATCTTCAAGGTCCGCGCGGACTTTGAAACTTCCATGGACCGCGACGTGGACGCCATTAACTCCGTATCCAACTTCATCAGCCGCATGGTGGATAAAGACGAGCTGATGCCTTTCGACCGCAGCGGTGTGGCCGCCATGATCGAACAGGCTGTGCGCATGTCCGGGCGGCAGGAAAAAATATCCACCGCCTTCCCTCTGCTGGCAGACCTGCTCGGCGAAGCAAGTTACTACGCAGCGCGCAACGGTTCTACAGCAGTAGAAGCGAAACATGTGGATCAGGCTCTTGATGCTCACCGCAAACGTTCGAATCAGACCGAAGAACGGCTACAGGAAATGATCGACCGCGGCAGCATCTACGTTGACACCGACGGTACGGTTATCGGGCAGGTCAACGGTCTGGCAGTCTATTCCATGGGTGATTACTCTTTCGGCAAGCCTTCACGCATAACCGCAGTAACTGCCATGGGTAAAGGCGGCATCATTAACATTGAGCGCGAGGCCGACATGTCCGGCCCGACCCATAACAAGGGTATATTTATCCTTTCCGGTTTTCTGCGCCGCCAGTTCGCGCAGGACAAACCGCTCTCGCTGACCGCAAGTATCGCCTTTGAGCAATCCTACGGCGGCATTGACGGCGACTCAGCTTCATCCACCGAACTATACGCCCTGCTTTCATCCCTTGCAGAAGTGCCCATCCGGCAGGACATTGCTGTGACCGGATCGGTCAACCAAAAAGGAGAGGTCCAGCCCATCGGCGGCGTAAACCAGAAAGTGGAAGGATTCTATCTCTGCTGCAAGCATGCCGGACTGACTGGAAATCAGGGTGTCATGATCCCCGAACCCAACGTCAAAGATCTCATGCTGCGCAAGGAAGTTGTGGAAGCTGTGCGCGAAGGGAAATTCCATATCTGGTCGGTGGAAAACATTGAGCAGGGAATTGAAATCCTTACCGGACAGCCCGCAGGAGAAACGAACGACGAAGGTAAGTTTCCTGAAGAATCCATCTACGGAAAAGTGGATGCAAGACTCACTGATCTGGCAGAAGGACTGAAGAACTTCGGCGGCGGGGATGATGAGAAGGATGAAAAGAAAAAGGAGAGCGGCGGTAGTTGCGGATGCGGAAAATAA
- a CDS encoding methyl-accepting chemotaxis protein — protein sequence MGWFKNLKMLYKILLPVAALLLIALVSIEVVATYKSSDAIEDVAERELYGLAGTYGEKVLAYVAKAQNQAEGFAEAFAGMKADDKSMGRDGVISMLKGFVSANPEFVGACVGWEPDAFDGRDAEFAGTPNHDESGRFVPYIYRDGGSIKVDPLVGYDVPGDGDYYLKPKQLRCTFITDPYSYNVGGKDVTMISICSPIIAGGVFQGVVCVDLPITNVMGLVSKIRPYETGYAWLMNPDGDFIYHPKKDFLDKNIYDVATFQDEAALKRATEAGEPFLEFRKAAATGLMSMVQYVPVEFPGIGQRWYLAVSAPMDKILASSQSLTKDLIVIGIVAFILVLLAIFFIARSISKPIGVITEAAQDVAKGNFDVRLDESMFGGELHDLNISLRDMLTSLVDNISKSETMAKEAQEQTDKAQIALSEADEARAEAENAKREGMLQAAERLSGIVSQVSSATQELTAQIDESSRGSETQRERTSESATAMEQMNASVLEVARNAGDASDSALDAKSKAEDGGKIVANVVSAISEVNQHTEEMVAGLDVLGGHADGISQVITVITDIADQTNLLALNAAIEAARAGDAGRGFAVVADEVRKLAEKTMQATQEVGQAVHSIQSETRRNIDKMGSAAEMVGSSTELAGRAGESLEEIVEIVETTSEQVRSIATASEEQSAASEQINRGIEEVNLIANDNAQAMRESATAVEELMRLGEQLSGLIEELRNS from the coding sequence ATGGGCTGGTTTAAGAATCTTAAAATGCTTTACAAAATTTTGTTGCCTGTGGCTGCATTACTGTTGATTGCGCTTGTAAGCATTGAAGTCGTGGCGACTTATAAAAGTTCCGATGCTATCGAAGATGTTGCCGAAAGGGAGCTGTACGGACTTGCCGGAACTTACGGGGAAAAGGTGCTTGCCTATGTGGCAAAGGCACAGAATCAAGCTGAGGGATTTGCTGAAGCATTTGCCGGAATGAAAGCAGATGACAAAAGTATGGGCCGTGATGGTGTGATTTCCATGCTTAAGGGTTTTGTTTCTGCTAATCCCGAATTTGTAGGAGCCTGCGTTGGTTGGGAGCCTGATGCTTTTGATGGGCGGGATGCGGAATTTGCCGGAACACCCAACCATGATGAAAGCGGGCGTTTTGTTCCATATATTTACAGGGATGGCGGTAGTATTAAAGTGGACCCGCTGGTAGGGTATGATGTACCGGGTGACGGCGACTACTACCTGAAACCCAAGCAACTCCGATGCACATTTATCACCGATCCCTATTCATATAATGTTGGCGGGAAAGACGTAACCATGATCAGTATCTGCTCGCCAATTATAGCTGGCGGTGTTTTTCAGGGGGTTGTCTGTGTTGATTTACCTATAACTAATGTTATGGGACTCGTATCCAAGATCCGCCCTTATGAAACCGGATATGCATGGCTCATGAACCCGGACGGGGACTTTATCTACCATCCAAAGAAAGATTTTTTGGATAAAAATATTTACGACGTTGCAACATTTCAGGATGAAGCGGCTTTAAAAAGGGCGACTGAAGCCGGGGAGCCGTTTCTTGAATTCCGCAAGGCCGCTGCAACCGGACTTATGTCCATGGTGCAGTATGTTCCGGTGGAATTTCCCGGAATAGGACAGCGTTGGTATCTTGCGGTCAGTGCTCCCATGGATAAGATCCTGGCTAGTTCACAAAGTTTAACCAAGGATCTTATTGTTATTGGTATTGTCGCTTTTATTCTGGTTTTACTGGCCATCTTTTTTATTGCCAGATCCATATCTAAGCCTATCGGGGTTATTACTGAAGCAGCGCAGGATGTTGCCAAGGGTAATTTTGATGTCCGTCTTGACGAATCAATGTTCGGCGGTGAGTTGCATGATTTGAATATCTCGTTGCGGGATATGCTTACTTCTCTTGTTGATAATATATCCAAATCCGAAACAATGGCTAAAGAGGCTCAGGAGCAAACTGACAAGGCTCAAATTGCCCTTAGCGAGGCTGACGAAGCTCGTGCAGAGGCTGAAAATGCTAAACGTGAAGGTATGCTACAGGCTGCGGAAAGGCTTTCCGGTATTGTTTCACAGGTTTCCAGTGCTACTCAGGAATTAACTGCCCAGATTGATGAGTCCAGTCGCGGGTCAGAAACTCAGCGTGAACGTACTTCCGAATCCGCTACTGCCATGGAGCAGATGAATGCCAGTGTGTTGGAAGTTGCCCGTAACGCCGGAGATGCGTCTGATAGTGCTCTGGATGCAAAATCCAAAGCGGAAGACGGTGGTAAAATTGTTGCTAATGTGGTTTCCGCTATATCGGAAGTAAATCAGCATACGGAAGAAATGGTTGCCGGTCTTGATGTGCTTGGTGGGCATGCAGATGGCATCTCGCAAGTGATTACCGTCATTACCGATATTGCTGACCAGACCAACCTGTTGGCCTTGAACGCTGCCATTGAGGCTGCGCGAGCAGGCGATGCCGGGCGAGGGTTTGCCGTAGTTGCTGATGAGGTTCGAAAACTTGCTGAGAAGACCATGCAGGCTACGCAGGAAGTAGGGCAAGCCGTACATTCCATTCAGTCTGAAACACGCAGGAATATTGATAAGATGGGGAGTGCTGCAGAGATGGTCGGCTCCAGTACTGAATTGGCGGGCAGAGCCGGTGAAAGTCTTGAGGAGATTGTCGAAATTGTTGAGACTACTTCCGAACAGGTTCGCAGCATTGCAACTGCCTCTGAAGAGCAGTCTGCCGCCAGTGAACAGATTAACCGTGGCATTGAGGAAGTAAATCTTATTGCAAACGATAATGCGCAGGCAATGCGTGAATCAGCCACAGCGGTTGAAGAGTTGATGCGACTTGGAGAACAGTTGAGTGGGCTTATTGAGGAGTTGCGCAATTCGTAA
- a CDS encoding acyltransferase family protein, whose translation MNQRMFFLDNLRAVTIFMVVVLHVSLCYMKFAPQWWFVVDPQQSMFFTYAVMLIDVPIMAIMFFLAGYFGLPSLQKHGLSGFWSAKFRRIIIPWVLGVLFLSPPAMYMILLSRGKAPAFMEFWAGPFWTTMYSQSVFWFLGLLALFYLILSGCYKLFPSLQSPPRISRNPSPLLPLLFITLTAGIFLGMNQFFPVDTWITDYYLIVFQPLRFFVYLLYFWLGILAWKRNWFTRQGYTPKLLPWLIVCVVSAVVYLTFKGMMATRGTELPVQLGNALGFNILAYSTLMIGIALFKRFVNSSNPFWKSFSASSYGLYLFHSLAVYYGAYYLLGMDASPFIKAPILLVGSTAACWVLTVALKKVKGISSVL comes from the coding sequence ATGAATCAGCGGATGTTCTTTCTTGATAATCTGCGCGCTGTGACCATCTTTATGGTGGTGGTACTGCATGTATCCCTTTGCTATATGAAATTCGCACCGCAATGGTGGTTTGTTGTTGATCCGCAGCAGAGCATGTTTTTTACTTATGCTGTAATGCTCATTGATGTGCCCATTATGGCCATAATGTTTTTTCTGGCCGGGTATTTCGGGCTGCCGTCTTTGCAAAAGCACGGGCTGAGCGGATTCTGGTCCGCTAAATTCAGGCGGATTATTATTCCGTGGGTGCTGGGGGTGCTTTTTCTCTCTCCTCCGGCCATGTACATGATCCTGCTCTCTAGAGGTAAGGCTCCCGCCTTTATGGAGTTCTGGGCCGGGCCGTTCTGGACGACCATGTACAGCCAGTCTGTGTTCTGGTTTCTCGGGCTGCTGGCCCTGTTTTATCTGATTCTCAGCGGTTGCTATAAACTGTTTCCCAGCCTGCAAAGTCCGCCGAGGATCAGCCGCAATCCTTCTCCCTTGCTTCCGCTTCTGTTCATCACGCTGACTGCCGGTATTTTTCTGGGCATGAATCAGTTCTTCCCCGTGGATACATGGATAACCGACTATTACCTGATCGTTTTTCAACCTCTGAGGTTTTTCGTCTACTTGCTTTATTTCTGGCTTGGAATTCTGGCCTGGAAGCGGAACTGGTTTACCCGGCAGGGCTACACCCCGAAACTGCTGCCCTGGCTTATTGTGTGTGTTGTTTCAGCTGTTGTTTATCTTACTTTTAAAGGAATGATGGCTACCAGAGGTACCGAACTGCCTGTCCAGCTCGGCAATGCCCTCGGTTTCAACATTCTTGCCTACAGCACGCTCATGATCGGGATCGCTTTGTTTAAGCGTTTTGTAAACAGCTCCAACCCGTTCTGGAAGTCTTTTTCCGCCAGTTCATACGGGCTTTATCTTTTCCATTCACTTGCGGTCTATTATGGGGCTTATTACCTGCTGGGCATGGATGCTTCTCCGTTCATCAAGGCTCCCATCCTGCTGGTCGGTTCTACTGCGGCCTGCTGGGTGCTGACTGTTGCTTTGAAGAAGGTGAAGGGAATTTCTTCGGTGTTGTAA
- a CDS encoding methyl-accepting chemotaxis protein: MKWFKNLRMMYKIMLPVGALLLLTLGSMEYFATVSSSKAIEKVARKEISALAGEYSGQILNFMTHAQGQAQGLASTFAQFRREKIELSRSDAISMLVGLVKGDDNFIGGSNAWEPNAFDGSDAEYANTELHDKTGRHIPYVYRAGGGIEVVPLAEYFVPGDGDYYLKPIERRRPYITPPYPYDVDGKRLMLTTIGAPIMLDGRPLGVVCVDMPITNISDLVSGIRPYGTGYAWLMMPNGDYIYHPTDERIGKNIFDTAEFDDEAGLRRAMDDGEPFFEVRIAAANGERSMVQYIPIEFKDSGQRWYLAVSAPMNKILADAHTLTFDLLAMGGVALVLVMIAIFFVARSISKPIGIMAGAAMEVAEGNFKVRLDGSKFGGELKDLHSALRAMLNGLVENISKAEKMAEEAKDQTDKAQVALKEADEARSEAENAKREGMLHAADQLAGIVSQVASASQELTAQIDESSRGSETQRERTAESATAMEQMNASVMEVARNAAEAADSADNARSEAENGGNIVNDVVERINRVQGMTVEMEKGLGVLGEQADGIGKIMNVITDIADQTNLLALNAAIEAARAGDAGRGFAVVADEVRKLAEKTMDATKEVGDFISAIQSGTRENIDGMTKAAAEVSASTDSANKAGDALKDIVEIVEETAGQVRSIATASEEQSAASEQINRGIEEVNLIANDNAQAMRESSTAVEELMHLGEQLSELIEELRRA, from the coding sequence ATGAAATGGTTTAAAAATTTAAGAATGATGTACAAGATCATGCTGCCGGTGGGAGCTTTGCTCCTGTTGACTTTGGGTAGTATGGAGTATTTTGCGACTGTCAGCAGTTCAAAAGCTATTGAAAAGGTTGCACGAAAAGAAATTTCCGCCCTTGCGGGAGAATATAGCGGGCAGATCCTTAATTTTATGACCCATGCACAGGGTCAGGCTCAGGGACTTGCCAGTACTTTTGCTCAGTTCAGGCGTGAAAAGATAGAACTGAGCCGATCTGACGCTATATCCATGCTCGTCGGGCTGGTTAAAGGCGACGATAATTTTATCGGCGGCAGTAATGCTTGGGAGCCAAATGCTTTTGACGGCAGCGATGCTGAATATGCCAATACGGAATTGCACGACAAGACCGGACGGCACATTCCCTACGTTTACAGGGCCGGAGGCGGAATAGAGGTTGTGCCCCTTGCTGAATATTTTGTGCCCGGAGACGGTGATTATTACCTAAAGCCTATTGAAAGACGCAGGCCGTATATTACTCCGCCTTATCCTTATGATGTTGACGGCAAACGGCTCATGCTGACTACCATCGGTGCGCCGATCATGCTTGACGGGCGGCCTCTCGGTGTTGTCTGCGTGGATATGCCTATCACCAATATCAGTGATCTGGTTTCCGGAATCCGTCCTTACGGAACCGGTTATGCGTGGTTGATGATGCCTAATGGTGATTACATTTACCATCCCACTGACGAGCGTATCGGAAAGAATATTTTTGATACTGCTGAATTCGATGATGAAGCTGGACTCAGAAGAGCAATGGATGACGGTGAGCCTTTCTTTGAAGTGCGTATTGCAGCTGCAAACGGCGAGCGGTCCATGGTTCAGTATATTCCAATTGAATTCAAGGATAGCGGACAACGTTGGTACCTTGCCGTGAGTGCGCCCATGAACAAAATTCTTGCAGATGCGCACACTCTTACTTTTGATCTGCTGGCCATGGGCGGGGTTGCCCTCGTTCTGGTCATGATCGCAATTTTCTTTGTTGCCCGTTCTATTTCTAAGCCTATCGGAATTATGGCCGGTGCGGCTATGGAAGTTGCTGAAGGTAACTTCAAAGTCCGCCTTGACGGTTCCAAATTCGGTGGTGAGCTCAAAGATTTACATTCGGCTTTACGGGCTATGCTGAACGGGCTGGTGGAAAATATTTCCAAGGCTGAAAAAATGGCCGAGGAAGCCAAAGACCAGACTGATAAAGCTCAGGTAGCTCTTAAAGAGGCGGACGAAGCCCGCTCTGAAGCTGAAAATGCCAAACGAGAAGGGATGCTCCACGCTGCTGATCAGCTTGCAGGCATTGTTTCTCAGGTGGCCAGTGCAAGTCAGGAGCTTACCGCCCAGATTGATGAATCAAGCCGTGGTTCTGAAACCCAGCGTGAACGCACTGCTGAATCTGCAACCGCCATGGAACAGATGAATGCCAGTGTTATGGAAGTTGCCCGCAATGCCGCTGAAGCAGCTGACTCCGCTGATAACGCCCGTTCTGAGGCCGAGAATGGCGGAAATATCGTCAATGACGTTGTGGAGCGGATTAACCGGGTTCAGGGCATGACTGTTGAAATGGAAAAAGGTCTCGGCGTGCTCGGTGAGCAGGCTGACGGAATCGGCAAGATCATGAACGTGATCACCGACATCGCTGACCAGACCAACCTGCTGGCCTTGAACGCTGCCATTGAAGCTGCCAGAGCCGGTGATGCCGGACGCGGATTTGCAGTTGTTGCTGATGAAGTTCGCAAGCTGGCTGAAAAAACCATGGATGCCACCAAAGAAGTAGGGGATTTTATTTCCGCCATTCAGAGCGGAACCCGCGAGAACATTGACGGTATGACCAAGGCTGCGGCTGAAGTTTCCGCAAGTACCGACTCCGCCAACAAGGCCGGGGACGCGCTTAAGGATATTGTGGAGATTGTTGAAGAAACCGCAGGGCAGGTGCGCAGTATCGCCACTGCTTCTGAAGAACAGTCCGCCGCCAGCGAGCAGATTAACAGGGGCATTGAAGAGGTTAACCTCATTGCCAATGACAACGCACAGGCCATGCGTGAATCATCCACTGCTGTGGAAGAGCTTATGCATCTGGGTGAGCAGCTTTCCGAGCTTATCGAAGAGTTGCGCAGAGCATAG
- a CDS encoding phosphorylase has protein sequence MKLKKIAIVAAMEQEAQAICPAPQHKTLGKYQLLCGTLKNNVSYRCIISGIGTARAAEAAKLLCAEKPDLILSIGVSGGLAAGLEAGTLVTATTIHSDIAEFDSWFEGNEDARQRIELIPACGEIQCGKLITAGEAVLTPQNKLFMHERTGALAVDMESIAVAQAAKKAEIPFGCIRAISDDSKRGIPQESLSGVDESGKTQLSPILKAIMKRPTLIFELIPMGRDYSKALKALGTILK, from the coding sequence ATGAAATTAAAAAAAATCGCCATCGTCGCGGCCATGGAGCAGGAAGCACAGGCTATCTGCCCCGCCCCGCAGCATAAGACACTCGGCAAATATCAACTTCTTTGCGGTACGCTTAAAAACAATGTCAGTTATCGCTGCATCATTTCTGGAATCGGAACTGCTCGGGCTGCCGAGGCAGCAAAACTGCTTTGCGCTGAAAAGCCGGATTTAATTCTAAGTATCGGTGTTTCCGGAGGATTGGCAGCCGGACTGGAAGCCGGAACCCTTGTTACGGCCACCACCATTCATTCTGATATAGCGGAGTTTGATTCGTGGTTTGAAGGAAATGAAGACGCAAGGCAACGTATTGAACTGATTCCTGCCTGCGGAGAGATTCAGTGTGGAAAGCTTATCACTGCGGGGGAAGCAGTACTCACCCCGCAGAATAAATTGTTCATGCATGAACGCACCGGAGCTTTGGCAGTAGACATGGAATCCATCGCCGTAGCTCAAGCAGCAAAAAAAGCGGAAATACCTTTCGGGTGCATCCGGGCCATCAGCGACGATTCAAAACGGGGTATCCCCCAAGAATCACTTTCCGGTGTAGATGAGTCTGGAAAAACGCAACTAAGCCCCATCCTAAAAGCCATCATGAAACGGCCCACCTTAATTTTTGAACTGATCCCCATGGGACGAGATTATTCAAAGGCATTGAAAGCACTTGGTACAATTTTAAAATAA
- the hpnH gene encoding adenosyl-hopene transferase HpnH, with product MAIPAIQVARLGKYILTQTLKGNKHYPLVLMLEPLFQCNLRCKGCGKVNQPPEILNKRLSVQECIDAVEECGAPIVSIPGGEPLLHPEIPTIVSELIKRKKFVYLCTNGILMPERIHEFKPSPYLTFNLHLDGPAEIHDKVVCKQGVFDSAVRTIKLLKSKGFRVNTNTTLFGGQTAEKAADFFDFLMDLNVDGMTLSSAFSYEAAEDQDAFLTRPQSEKLFREIFTIGKGKNWDFSHSSFYLDFLAGNQPDYKCSPWGNPCRSVHGWQRPCYLLEDGFVSSYKELMEETDWDKFGVGNDPRCANCMVHCGFEPTAVADSVKRPIKGAMLALKGISVK from the coding sequence TTGGCAATTCCCGCAATTCAAGTAGCTAGACTCGGTAAATACATTCTCACCCAGACCCTCAAGGGTAACAAACATTACCCGCTGGTACTCATGCTCGAGCCCCTTTTTCAGTGCAACCTGCGTTGCAAGGGCTGCGGTAAGGTTAACCAGCCGCCTGAGATTCTTAACAAGCGTCTTTCTGTGCAGGAATGCATTGATGCTGTGGAAGAATGCGGCGCGCCTATCGTATCCATTCCCGGCGGTGAGCCGCTGTTGCATCCGGAGATTCCGACTATCGTCAGCGAGCTGATCAAGCGTAAGAAATTTGTTTATCTCTGCACCAACGGCATCCTCATGCCCGAGCGTATTCACGAATTCAAACCCAGCCCTTACCTGACTTTCAACCTTCATCTGGACGGTCCCGCAGAGATTCACGATAAGGTTGTCTGCAAGCAGGGTGTTTTTGATTCTGCGGTCAGGACTATCAAGCTGCTCAAGTCCAAGGGGTTCCGGGTAAACACAAACACCACTCTCTTCGGCGGTCAGACTGCTGAAAAGGCTGCTGATTTTTTTGATTTTCTCATGGATCTCAACGTTGACGGCATGACTCTTTCCTCTGCTTTCAGCTATGAAGCGGCTGAAGATCAGGATGCATTCCTGACCCGTCCGCAGAGTGAAAAACTTTTCCGTGAAATTTTCACCATCGGTAAAGGCAAGAACTGGGATTTCAGCCACAGCAGCTTTTATCTCGACTTTCTTGCTGGAAACCAGCCTGATTACAAATGCTCCCCGTGGGGCAACCCCTGCCGTTCCGTGCATGGCTGGCAGCGTCCCTGTTATTTGCTGGAAGACGGCTTTGTTTCTTCCTACAAAGAACTAATGGAAGAGACTGACTGGGATAAGTTCGGTGTAGGTAACGATCCTCGCTGCGCAAACTGCATGGTCCATTGCGGTTTCGAACCCACAGCAGTTGCTGATTCCGTAAAGCGTCCCATCAAAGGTGCCATGCTTGCCCTGAAAGGCATAAGCGTAAAGTAG
- a CDS encoding phosphate/phosphite/phosphonate ABC transporter substrate-binding protein translates to MFRRVIVFAFVLVLTLSSVAFAGRFDFAILQPGQPGTTAEAQPVMDELAKYLSAKLGENVKGVYYNDLNAALDYLGKNKPTWAISGLTFYKSYVDKFAMVPVASTLPQGMEKDVWRLIVPASGPDSPEKVQGTVYGSMLYTPQSLGILFSGNKSGEFTVEGTHKALRMLRKVNKGKVSGVVLDAVQYSVIKDSSRYSNTKVIYTSPKLPNSPVVWFGNTSDDAFRLQAVLLDMDKDPAANDLLKLLQTAGFNPADKDLR, encoded by the coding sequence ATGTTCAGAAGAGTCATTGTTTTTGCGTTTGTTCTGGTCCTTACCCTTAGCTCTGTTGCTTTTGCCGGAAGATTTGATTTCGCTATTCTTCAACCCGGGCAACCGGGAACCACTGCCGAAGCGCAGCCGGTTATGGATGAACTTGCCAAATATCTTTCCGCTAAGCTGGGTGAAAATGTGAAGGGTGTTTACTATAACGACCTGAACGCAGCCCTTGATTACCTCGGCAAGAACAAGCCGACATGGGCCATCAGCGGGCTGACTTTTTACAAATCATATGTTGATAAGTTTGCCATGGTTCCTGTGGCATCCACTTTGCCGCAGGGTATGGAAAAGGATGTCTGGCGGCTGATCGTTCCTGCATCCGGTCCTGATTCCCCGGAGAAGGTTCAGGGCACTGTTTACGGCTCTATGCTCTATACCCCGCAATCTCTTGGAATTCTGTTCAGCGGGAATAAGAGTGGAGAATTTACTGTGGAAGGTACGCATAAGGCATTGCGTATGCTCCGCAAGGTTAACAAAGGAAAAGTGTCCGGCGTGGTTCTTGATGCTGTGCAGTATTCGGTGATCAAGGACTCTAGCCGCTATTCCAATACCAAAGTTATTTATACCTCTCCCAAGCTGCCTAACAGCCCGGTGGTCTGGTTCGGCAATACCTCTGATGATGCTTTCCGGCTTCAGGCTGTGCTGCTGGATATGGATAAGGACCCGGCTGCAAATGATCTGCTTAAACTGTTGCAGACAGCCGGATTTAATCCTGCTGATAAGGATTTGAGATAA